Proteins encoded within one genomic window of Humulus lupulus chromosome 1, drHumLupu1.1, whole genome shotgun sequence:
- the LOC133782254 gene encoding uncharacterized protein LOC133782254: protein MVQTYDFVFSFHLVKNILGITNELSQVLQEGDQDIVTAMDLVKICKKQLQMMRDYGRDSLVEEVSNFCMEFNIDVLDMNHMYCPQGKSRRKAPKLTNFHYFHVDFFNTVIDLQLQEINSHFNEANIELLLCLACFSPANSFSSFDKGKLTRLAQLYPCDFSTMDLKFSELKEMVDLSKKLVETKKDKVYPLVYLLIKLALTLQVATTSVERALSAMNIVNNQMRNKIGDQWLNDSLTVYLVNDVFNAIDNEPIIHPFQNMKSPLRQL from the exons ATGGTGCAAACATATGATTTTGTCTTTAGCTTTCATTTGGTGAAGAATATTCTTGGGATCACAAATGAGTTGTCACAAGTCTTACAAGAAGGTGATCAAGATATTGTGACTGCAATGGATTTAGTTAAAATATGCAAGAAACAACTACAAATGATGAGAGACTATGGAAGGGATTCTTTAGTGGAAGAAGTTTCTAATTTTTGTATGGAGTTCAATATTGATGTTCTTGATATGAATCATATGTATTGTCCTCAAGGAAAATCACGACGCAAGGCTCCAAAGCTTACAAATTTTCACTACTTCCATGTTGATTTTTTCAATACAGTGATAGATTTACAGCTACAAGAGATAAATAGTCATTTTAATGAGGCTAATATCGAGTTGCTACTTTGTTTAGCATGCTTTTCTCCAGCTAATTCATTTTCTAGTTTTGACAAGGGAAAGTTAACCCGTCTTGCTCAGCTTTATCCATGTGATTTTTCTACAATGGATTTAAAG TTTTCAGAATTGAAAGAGATGGTTGATCTTTCAAAGAAACTAGTTGAGACAAAAAAAGATAAGGTATATCCACTGGTTTATTTGCTTATTAAATTGGCATTAACGCTTCAAGTTGCAACAACTTCGGTAGAAAGAGCATTATCCGCAATGAACATTGTGAATAATCAAATGCGCAACAAAATAGGAGAtcaatggttgaatgatagtcTCACTGTGTATCTTGTGAATGATGTATTCAATGCTATTGATAATGAGCCTATCATCCATCCTTTTCAAAACATGAAATCTCCTCTACGACAACTTTAA